TTCGAGGGCACCGAGCCCTCCGTCGAGATCCTCGAATTGATCCGCGCGGGGCTCGGCGGCGTCATTCTGTTCCGCAAGAACTGCGTCGACGCCGCGCAGGTCCTGGAGCTGACCAACCGCCTGCAGGAGGCGGCGCGCGCCGCGGGACACGAGCGGCCGCTCCTGATCGCGATCGACCAGGAGCAGGGCCGCGTGGTCCGCCTCGTCGAGGGTGTCACGGTCTTCCCGGCCATGGGAACTATCGCGCGCGCTGGTGACGCGGACCTCGTCGGCCGCGTCGCGGGGGCAGTCGGGCGCGAGCTGCTCGCCGTCGGCGTGAACTGGAACCTCGCGCCGGTGGCCGACGTGCTCTCGGTGCAGGGCTGCCCGGTCGGCGACCGCAGCTTCGGCGCGGACCCGCAGACGGTCGCGGGGATGGTCGCCGCCTACGTCCGGGGCGCCGCCGGCGCCGGCATCCGCACGAGCGCCAAGCACTTCCCCGGGCACGGCGCGACCGGCAAGGACAGCCACTTCACGACGCCGACCATCGGCCGCACCCGCGCGCAGCTCGATCGCTGCGACCTCGTCCCCTTCCGCGCCGCGATCG
This region of bacterium genomic DNA includes:
- the nagZ gene encoding beta-N-acetylhexosaminidase, with amino-acid sequence MSDTRELAHAAGELLICGFEGTEPSVEILELIRAGLGGVILFRKNCVDAAQVLELTNRLQEAARAAGHERPLLIAIDQEQGRVVRLVEGVTVFPAMGTIARAGDADLVGRVAGAVGRELLAVGVNWNLAPVADVLSVQGCPVGDRSFGADPQTVAGMVAAYVRGAAGAGIRTSAKHFPGHGATGKDSHFTTPTIGRTRAQLDRCDLVPFRAAIAAGVSAVMTTHITFPALDPRAPATLSRPILETLLRGELGFAGVVISDDLEMAGIALKASLEEAALDALRAGCDILIASRMLLPRRDLPGLLEALRRAVARGAVPAERIA